Proteins co-encoded in one Leptolyngbya sp. FACHB-261 genomic window:
- a CDS encoding aldo/keto reductase has protein sequence MNHISAYPASSFAIANELLVNRIGYGAMRLTGQPGNFGPYSDWEEGQKLLHRAVELGINFIDTAEAYGPGFNEELIAAALHPYPDNLVIATKGGIDKPAPDRIQANARPENLRRGCEASLQRLKLEQIALYQLHRPDPNVPFTESVGMLATLQQEGKIRHIGLSNVSIAQLEEARQIVPIASIQNRFSITERIEEDLLNYCTKHDIAFVPYGSLGAHPLKRGAPLASAEGALAEIADRHQVKPNQIALSWLLHRAPNILLIPGTTTIAHLEENVEVASIQLTDDEIETLNKIKSESI, from the coding sequence ATGAATCATATATCTGCATACCCTGCTTCTTCGTTTGCGATCGCCAATGAATTACTCGTCAACCGGATTGGATATGGTGCGATGCGTTTGACAGGACAGCCTGGTAACTTTGGTCCTTACTCAGACTGGGAAGAAGGACAAAAACTTTTACATCGTGCGGTTGAATTAGGCATTAACTTTATTGATACCGCAGAGGCATACGGACCCGGATTCAATGAAGAATTGATCGCAGCGGCACTTCATCCGTATCCGGACAACCTCGTGATCGCCACCAAAGGTGGAATTGACAAACCTGCCCCCGATCGCATTCAAGCCAATGCCCGTCCTGAGAACCTCAGACGCGGTTGTGAAGCCAGTTTACAACGACTCAAGCTAGAGCAAATTGCCCTCTACCAACTGCACCGCCCTGATCCCAATGTGCCGTTTACGGAATCCGTTGGGATGTTGGCAACGTTGCAGCAGGAAGGCAAAATTCGCCACATTGGATTGTCAAATGTATCGATCGCCCAACTGGAAGAAGCGCGTCAAATTGTGCCGATCGCCTCGATACAAAATCGCTTCAGCATTACCGAACGAATTGAGGAAGACTTGCTCAATTACTGTACGAAACATGATATTGCCTTTGTTCCCTACGGTTCTTTGGGTGCCCATCCCCTTAAGCGAGGTGCGCCACTTGCCAGTGCAGAAGGAGCATTAGCGGAGATTGCCGATCGTCATCAGGTAAAACCCAATCAAATCGCGTTGTCATGGTTACTCCACCGTGCACCAAACATCCTTTTGATTCCCGGCACAACCACGATCGCGCATTTAGAAGAGAACGTAGAAGTTGCTTCAATTCAACTGACTGATGATGAAATTGAGACACTGAACAAAATAAAGTCAGAGTCAATCTGA
- a CDS encoding VOC family protein, translating to MSMIRKISLKIIAAFVLGIVATTGLTVANFVPTPLLAQTQSQSSLNSIQADHIMLRVPNFEETMQWYKDKFGFKEVIRWKEPSLPGVDLAYLELNGFRLEILGGGEPQQAIADPADIAAHTQFQGYRHLCFRTDDVDAILAELNRRGVPIFAEAYDYQPIGRRLAFVLDNNDNAIEFSGPMKSKATTN from the coding sequence ATGAGCATGATAAGAAAAATATCGCTGAAAATCATAGCTGCATTTGTGCTTGGCATCGTTGCAACGACCGGTTTAACGGTCGCCAACTTCGTTCCAACTCCTCTGCTTGCCCAAACTCAGTCGCAGTCATCTCTCAACTCAATCCAAGCCGATCACATCATGCTGCGAGTTCCCAATTTTGAGGAAACGATGCAGTGGTATAAAGACAAATTTGGCTTTAAGGAAGTGATTCGGTGGAAAGAACCTTCACTTCCCGGTGTGGATTTGGCTTACCTGGAACTCAATGGCTTTCGCTTAGAAATCCTCGGTGGTGGAGAACCGCAACAAGCGATCGCTGACCCCGCTGATATCGCTGCACATACTCAGTTTCAAGGCTATCGCCATCTTTGTTTTCGTACTGATGACGTCGATGCAATTTTAGCAGAACTGAACCGACGCGGTGTACCAATCTTTGCTGAAGCTTATGATTATCAACCCATTGGTCGCCGCCTTGCATTTGTGTTGGATAATAACGACAACGCGATCGAGTTTTCAGGACCGATGAAAAGCAAAGCGACTACGAATTAG